The following are encoded in a window of Castanea sativa cultivar Marrone di Chiusa Pesio chromosome 5, ASM4071231v1 genomic DNA:
- the LOC142634616 gene encoding uncharacterized protein LOC142634616, which produces MASPISCLSILIIPLLVTSLFYHVSNADRALLEKVCKKSMDYDFCMSTLLSDPKGLTDVLYRLGLVSTSVSLNIISHVNGEIGNTLIGNTDPVYRTRILNCQTDIDEVYDKMELARNAAGTQSYAEEETTLTSAQQKLTECKNQFESSPISNYTSKIAKVLVTKLLPPDIII; this is translated from the exons atggcctcTCCCATTAGTTGCCTATCAATCTTGATAATCCCTCTACTAGTCACCTCTCTTTTCTACCATGTTTCTAATGCAGATCGAGCCCTTCTTGAAAAGGTTTGCAAAAAGTCCATGGATTATGATTTTTGCATGTCAACTTTACTTTCAGACCCAAAGGGTCTTACAGATGTTCTATATAGGCTAGGACTCGTTTCTACTTCTGTGAGCTTGAACATAATATCACATGTCAATGGTGAAATAGGAAATACTCTTATAGGAAACACAGACCCAGTGTATAGGACTCGAATTTTGAATTGCCAAACCGATATAGATGAAGTATACGATAAAATGGAACTTGCAAGAAACGCTGCAGGTACACAATCCTATGCGGAAGAGGAAACTACACTTACGTCTGCACAACAGAAACTTACAGAATGTAAAAATCAATTTGAGAGCTCACCAATATCAAATTACACTTCCAAAATAGCGAAG GTTCTTGTAACTAAATTGCTACCTCCTgatattatcatataa